From a region of the Synechococcus sp. RS9916 genome:
- a CDS encoding alpha-D-glucose phosphate-specific phosphoglucomutase, whose protein sequence is MSSTATAEPIQRQVRLETPFSDQKPGTSGLRKSSEQFEQPNYLESFVEAIFRTLPGVQGGTLVLGGDGRYGNRRAIDVILRMAAAHGVSKVITTTGGILSTPAASNLIRSRKAIGGIILSASHNPGGPNGDFGVKVNGANGGPTPASFTDAVYECTKTLEQYSIVEAPTIDLDAPSNHGIGAMVVEVIDGVDDFVELMQELFDFESIRDLIRSDFPLAFDAMHAVTGPYATRLFEELLGAPAGSVRNGIPLEDFGKGHPDPNLTYAHDLAELLLEGDDYRFGAACDGDGDRNMILGQRCFVNPSDSLAVLTANATLAPAYADGLSGVARSMPTSAAVDVVAKELGIECFETPTGWKFFGNLLDAGRITLCGEESFGTGSNHVREKDGLWAVLFWLQILAKRRCSVAEIMDEHWKRFGRHYYSRHDYEAVASEAAHGLYDRLEGMLPDLIGQAFAGRQIANADNFSYVDPIDSSVTKGQGLRILLDDGSRVVVRLSGTGTKGATIRIYLESYVPSSGDLAMDPQVALADMISAINQLAEIEQRTGMDRPTVIT, encoded by the coding sequence ATGAGCAGCACGGCAACCGCGGAACCCATCCAACGCCAGGTCCGCCTTGAGACCCCGTTCAGTGACCAAAAACCTGGCACTTCAGGCCTGCGCAAAAGCAGCGAACAGTTCGAGCAGCCGAACTATCTGGAAAGCTTTGTTGAAGCGATCTTCCGCACCCTTCCTGGTGTGCAGGGAGGCACCCTTGTGCTCGGTGGCGATGGCCGCTACGGCAACCGCCGTGCCATTGATGTGATCTTGCGCATGGCAGCCGCCCATGGCGTCAGCAAGGTGATCACCACGACTGGCGGGATCCTGTCCACTCCGGCGGCATCCAACCTGATTCGCAGCCGCAAGGCGATCGGCGGCATCATCCTGTCGGCCAGCCATAACCCCGGTGGCCCCAACGGCGACTTCGGCGTGAAGGTGAACGGCGCCAACGGTGGCCCCACTCCAGCCTCTTTCACCGATGCGGTGTACGAATGCACCAAAACCCTGGAGCAGTATTCGATCGTTGAAGCTCCAACCATCGATCTCGATGCCCCTAGCAACCATGGCATCGGCGCCATGGTTGTTGAAGTGATCGATGGCGTCGATGACTTCGTCGAGCTGATGCAGGAGCTGTTCGACTTCGAGAGCATCCGCGATCTGATCCGCAGCGATTTTCCGCTGGCCTTCGATGCCATGCATGCGGTGACCGGGCCCTACGCCACGCGGTTGTTCGAAGAGCTTCTGGGCGCCCCGGCAGGCAGCGTTCGCAACGGCATCCCCTTGGAGGATTTCGGCAAAGGCCACCCCGATCCCAACCTCACCTACGCCCATGATCTGGCGGAGCTGCTGCTGGAAGGCGATGACTATCGCTTCGGAGCAGCCTGCGACGGCGACGGTGATCGCAACATGATCCTCGGGCAGCGCTGCTTCGTGAATCCCAGCGACAGCCTGGCGGTGCTCACCGCCAACGCAACCCTGGCCCCGGCCTATGCAGACGGCCTCTCCGGGGTGGCTCGCTCCATGCCCACCAGCGCTGCGGTGGATGTGGTGGCCAAGGAACTGGGGATCGAGTGCTTTGAAACACCCACGGGCTGGAAGTTCTTCGGCAATCTGCTCGATGCCGGACGCATCACGCTCTGCGGCGAAGAAAGCTTCGGCACCGGCAGCAATCATGTGCGCGAAAAGGATGGTCTGTGGGCCGTGCTCTTCTGGCTTCAGATCCTCGCCAAGCGCCGCTGCAGCGTGGCCGAGATCATGGATGAACACTGGAAGCGCTTCGGCCGCCACTACTACTCACGTCACGACTACGAAGCGGTAGCCAGTGAGGCAGCCCATGGTCTGTACGACCGCCTTGAGGGCATGCTCCCAGACCTGATCGGTCAAGCCTTTGCAGGTCGTCAGATCGCCAACGCCGACAACTTCAGCTACGTCGATCCAATCGATAGCTCCGTCACCAAAGGTCAGGGGCTTCGCATCCTCCTGGACGACGGCAGCCGTGTCGTGGTTCGCCTGTCGGGAACCGGCACCAAGGGCGCCACGATCCGCATTTACCTGGAGAGTTATGTGCCCAGCAGTGGTGATCTGGCCATGGATCCCCAGGTGGCTCTGGCCGACATGATCAGCGCCATCAATCAGCTTGCTGAAATTGAGCAACGCACTGGCATGGACCGTCCGACAGTGATCACCTGA
- a CDS encoding efflux RND transporter permease subunit, whose protein sequence is MSASNNFITRPVLSTVCSLLIVIVGLIAIPILPIENLPDIAPPTVKVQATYVGADAVSVEQGVTSVLEQQINGVEEMDFITSNSSADGVSSISVSFNSGTDGNINQVNVQNRVSLAEPQLPEEVRKAGVTVNKASNSILLVYNFVNSDPSKTAYSVETISGYLDKNLTDNIKRVPGVGEVTYFGNRKVAFRLWLDPDKLAANGLTSTDVVNQLKSQNRLVPAGKVGGPPSPDGQEFTFTVQLQGRLTTEEEFANIVLRTTDDGGLIRLRDVGRVSLGGETYGIDAMDLQGTPSVGVAVYQLSGSNAIQVSDGVKDVIAEFERTLPVGLESQVIYDTTDFINQSIKGVTNSLRDAVILVVLILFLFLQNWKATLVPAIAIPVALIGTFALVLAFGFSLNQLTLFGLVLATGLVVDDAITVVEDTSAKKAEGLTSVQAAMATMDELFSAVIATSLVKMAVFLPVLFFPGATGTIYKQFAATILFSIGISTFNALTFSPMLAALLLSRDTKELSKQQYATAGGCLGFVYGLLSAGGGAALALVPLVVGALLGFVAGKLTGRPLRLPGAVGGAVVGLILAGVTNLIPVVLFTVLGGGVGWFVPEIFVNFNRYYAAFEKRYSQILEQVLKARPMVMAALGIGILLTGFAFTRIPGGFVPIEDQGYAIGVVQAPDGVSNETTLAINRQVAEVLRSEKDIKAAALFSGASLDGNAPNKGLFFFGTKHWDDRKGSENSVAAIVERLNKKLFMTIDGGRVFVVEPPSIPGYGAGGGFEFQLLDQSSGAYPLDQFFRSAEQIVQTGNTNPMLSRVRTLFTPSAPQVEVNVDRDRMASLGVDFGSAMQAFSVNFGGAYVNDTFQEGKVRRVYVQAEGASRATPEQLSAIYVNNAKGESIPLAEFFTVEATTGPSVIPHFNLYRSIKVEGNPAEGKSSGQAITAMKTIFNDGSFQGLGFDWTGISREEVKAGSLAVVIFALGILAVFLVLSAQYESYTDPIIILLTVPTALLGALVFLGAAGQVLNIYAQVGLVMLIGLAGGNAILIVDLANQKMGEGASALDAARFAAKSRLRPILMTAISSLTGFLPLMLASGAGAQSQSSLGLVVFGGLLVATFLSTLVVPVFYVVMKSLLGQADANPPADAQVS, encoded by the coding sequence ATGTCTGCATCCAATAACTTCATCACTCGGCCGGTTCTGAGCACGGTCTGCAGCCTCCTGATCGTGATCGTTGGCTTGATTGCGATCCCGATCCTTCCGATCGAAAACCTCCCGGATATTGCACCTCCCACCGTCAAGGTGCAGGCCACCTATGTGGGTGCCGATGCCGTGTCGGTGGAGCAAGGGGTGACCTCGGTGCTCGAGCAGCAGATCAATGGTGTGGAGGAGATGGATTTCATCACCTCCAACAGTTCGGCCGATGGTGTGAGTTCGATTTCGGTGTCGTTCAACAGTGGCACCGACGGCAATATCAACCAGGTGAATGTGCAAAACAGGGTCTCCTTGGCGGAGCCCCAGTTGCCTGAGGAGGTTCGGAAGGCTGGCGTCACGGTCAATAAGGCCTCGAACTCAATCCTGCTGGTTTACAACTTCGTCAATAGCGATCCGTCCAAAACCGCTTACAGCGTTGAGACGATCAGCGGCTACCTCGATAAGAACCTCACCGACAACATCAAGCGTGTGCCTGGTGTGGGTGAAGTCACCTACTTCGGCAATCGCAAGGTTGCCTTCCGTCTTTGGCTGGACCCTGACAAGTTGGCCGCCAATGGGCTGACATCCACCGATGTGGTGAATCAGCTCAAAAGCCAGAACCGTTTGGTGCCTGCCGGCAAGGTGGGCGGACCCCCCTCTCCTGACGGGCAGGAATTCACCTTCACCGTTCAGCTCCAGGGTCGTCTGACCACCGAGGAGGAATTCGCCAACATTGTGCTGCGCACCACCGATGACGGTGGTTTGATCAGGCTTCGCGATGTTGGTCGCGTCAGCCTTGGTGGTGAGACCTATGGCATTGATGCCATGGATCTCCAGGGCACCCCCTCAGTGGGTGTAGCGGTTTATCAGCTCTCGGGTAGCAATGCCATCCAGGTGTCTGATGGTGTGAAGGATGTGATTGCCGAGTTCGAGCGCACCCTCCCTGTGGGCCTTGAATCGCAAGTCATTTACGACACCACTGACTTCATCAATCAGTCGATCAAAGGGGTGACCAACTCACTCCGGGACGCGGTGATCTTGGTGGTGCTGATTCTGTTTCTGTTCCTGCAGAACTGGAAAGCCACCCTGGTTCCGGCCATTGCCATTCCCGTGGCTTTGATCGGCACCTTTGCCCTTGTGCTCGCCTTTGGCTTCTCCCTGAACCAGCTCACGCTGTTTGGTCTGGTGCTGGCGACTGGCCTGGTGGTGGATGACGCGATCACCGTTGTGGAAGACACCTCGGCCAAGAAGGCCGAGGGGCTCACCTCCGTTCAGGCCGCCATGGCGACCATGGACGAGCTGTTTAGTGCCGTGATCGCGACCTCGCTGGTGAAGATGGCGGTGTTCCTGCCGGTGTTGTTCTTCCCTGGTGCCACAGGGACGATCTACAAGCAGTTTGCGGCGACGATCCTGTTCTCCATCGGGATCTCCACCTTTAACGCCCTGACCTTCTCGCCGATGCTGGCGGCGTTGTTGCTCTCCCGTGACACGAAGGAGCTCTCCAAGCAGCAGTACGCCACTGCCGGTGGATGTCTCGGTTTTGTGTATGGCTTGCTCAGCGCCGGAGGTGGTGCGGCGTTGGCCCTGGTGCCACTTGTGGTTGGTGCCTTGCTCGGCTTTGTTGCCGGCAAACTGACTGGGCGTCCGCTGCGCTTGCCCGGTGCAGTGGGTGGTGCGGTGGTCGGCTTGATCCTGGCTGGGGTGACCAATCTGATTCCAGTCGTGTTGTTCACCGTCCTCGGTGGCGGTGTGGGGTGGTTTGTGCCCGAAATCTTCGTCAATTTCAACCGTTATTACGCGGCCTTTGAAAAGCGCTACTCCCAGATCCTGGAGCAGGTGCTGAAGGCACGGCCGATGGTGATGGCGGCTCTGGGAATCGGCATTCTGCTCACTGGATTTGCGTTCACCCGGATCCCTGGAGGCTTTGTGCCGATTGAAGATCAGGGCTATGCCATTGGTGTCGTGCAGGCACCGGACGGTGTTTCCAACGAGACCACGTTGGCGATCAACCGTCAGGTGGCCGAGGTGCTCCGCAGTGAAAAGGACATCAAGGCTGCGGCCCTGTTCAGTGGTGCCAGTCTCGACGGCAATGCTCCCAACAAGGGTCTGTTTTTCTTCGGCACCAAGCATTGGGATGACCGCAAGGGCAGTGAGAACAGCGTCGCCGCCATCGTTGAGCGGCTGAACAAGAAGCTGTTCATGACCATCGATGGTGGACGGGTGTTTGTCGTCGAACCACCCTCGATTCCTGGCTATGGCGCCGGTGGTGGTTTCGAGTTTCAGCTCCTGGATCAGAGCAGTGGGGCCTATCCCCTCGATCAGTTCTTCCGTTCAGCAGAGCAGATCGTTCAGACGGGCAACACCAATCCGATGCTCAGCCGTGTGCGCACCTTGTTCACGCCTTCAGCTCCCCAGGTGGAAGTCAACGTGGATCGGGATCGGATGGCCTCGCTCGGTGTTGATTTCGGTTCGGCGATGCAGGCCTTCAGCGTCAACTTCGGTGGTGCATATGTGAATGACACCTTCCAGGAAGGCAAGGTGCGCCGGGTGTATGTCCAGGCAGAGGGCGCCAGCCGTGCCACCCCCGAACAACTCTCCGCGATCTATGTGAACAATGCCAAGGGGGAGTCGATTCCGCTGGCGGAGTTCTTCACGGTGGAGGCCACCACCGGTCCCAGCGTGATCCCGCATTTCAACCTCTACCGCTCAATCAAGGTCGAGGGCAATCCAGCGGAAGGCAAGAGTTCGGGGCAGGCGATCACCGCCATGAAGACCATCTTTAATGACGGCTCCTTCCAGGGGTTGGGTTTCGACTGGACGGGCATTTCCCGTGAGGAGGTCAAAGCCGGATCGTTGGCCGTGGTGATCTTTGCCCTCGGCATTCTGGCGGTGTTTTTGGTGCTGTCGGCTCAATACGAGAGCTATACCGATCCGATCATCATTCTTCTCACGGTGCCGACGGCGCTCCTCGGTGCCCTGGTGTTTTTGGGGGCCGCTGGCCAGGTGCTCAACATCTATGCGCAGGTTGGTCTGGTGATGCTGATCGGCTTGGCAGGAGGAAACGCGATCCTGATCGTTGACCTCGCCAACCAGAAGATGGGGGAGGGTGCTTCTGCTCTGGATGCGGCTCGCTTCGCCGCAAAGTCGCGTTTGCGCCCCATCCTGATGACGGCGATCTCTTCGCTCACCGGTTTCCTGCCTTTGATGCTGGCCAGTGGTGCCGGTGCCCAGAGCCAGTCGTCGTTGGGTTTGGTGGTGTTTGGCGGGCTGCTGGTCGCCACCTTCCTCTCCACGCTTGTGGTGCCGGTCTTTTATGTGGTGATGAAGTCACTCTTGGGGCAAGCCGATGCCAACCCGCCCGCTGATGCCCAGGTGAGTTGA
- a CDS encoding efflux RND transporter periplasmic adaptor subunit yields the protein MAGLLSLGVMVTACGPSGPQRPPVAVQQAPVQLARFTDDIDTVSTLEAYNLVQLAAQASGRVLELKISQGDQVQPGQLLVVLDQAQQRAALAEQKAKAETAKLDWQREEFLARQGASSLRQRDSYRTRYIAAAEQVKSLEATLSYSNLRSPTAGTVADVQVKVGDIVQQNQPFTSLVQNNALEARVEVPAVFGDRLALGQPVLLSAPGSGKVLATGKVDSIDPQVNAQTQGLLVKALFANADGRLRSGQRLRTRVQVQSKERLSVPFAAVTQSSGQSFVFRMGSFEELKANPGKADIERISKGIQYGKLPKTTLFALQTPVQVGALQNNRYPITKGLTLNQKVITTNLLNLKHGMPVQLKAAGSSGASEAKN from the coding sequence ATGGCAGGCCTGCTGAGCTTGGGCGTCATGGTGACCGCCTGCGGTCCCTCAGGCCCTCAGCGCCCACCGGTCGCGGTGCAGCAGGCGCCGGTGCAGCTGGCACGGTTCACCGACGACATTGACACGGTCAGCACGCTTGAGGCTTACAACCTGGTGCAGTTGGCGGCCCAAGCCTCAGGTCGGGTGCTGGAGCTCAAGATCAGTCAGGGCGATCAGGTGCAGCCTGGTCAATTGCTGGTGGTGTTGGATCAGGCCCAACAGCGGGCGGCCCTCGCTGAGCAGAAAGCGAAGGCGGAAACCGCCAAGCTCGACTGGCAACGGGAGGAATTCCTGGCCCGTCAAGGTGCGTCATCGCTGCGTCAACGCGACTCTTACCGCACGCGTTACATCGCTGCTGCTGAGCAGGTGAAATCCCTGGAAGCCACCCTGAGCTACAGCAATCTGCGCTCCCCCACCGCCGGGACCGTCGCTGATGTGCAGGTGAAGGTGGGCGACATCGTTCAGCAGAACCAACCCTTCACCAGCCTGGTCCAGAACAACGCTTTGGAGGCCCGTGTTGAGGTGCCGGCGGTGTTTGGTGATCGATTAGCGCTTGGCCAACCCGTGCTCCTGAGCGCTCCGGGGAGCGGCAAGGTGCTGGCGACCGGCAAGGTGGATTCCATCGATCCCCAGGTCAATGCACAGACCCAGGGGTTGTTGGTGAAGGCCTTGTTTGCCAACGCTGATGGACGTCTGCGTAGCGGTCAGCGGTTGCGGACCCGGGTGCAAGTGCAGTCAAAGGAGCGGTTGTCTGTGCCGTTCGCTGCTGTGACCCAGTCGTCCGGTCAAAGCTTTGTCTTTCGCATGGGCAGCTTCGAAGAGCTGAAGGCCAATCCAGGAAAGGCTGATATCGAGCGCATCAGCAAGGGCATTCAGTACGGCAAGTTGCCGAAGACCACCCTCTTTGCCCTGCAAACCCCGGTGCAGGTTGGAGCGCTGCAGAACAACCGCTACCCGATCACCAAGGGATTGACCCTCAATCAAAAGGTGATCACCACCAATCTGCTCAACCTCAAGCACGGCATGCCGGTGCAGCTCAAAGCGGCTGGAAGTTCTGGTGCTTCTGAGGCCAAGAACTGA
- a CDS encoding AAA family ATPase yields the protein MTADLFSHHGDQLRQRQAPLADRMRPRNLEEFVGQGAILAEGRLLRRAIAADRVGNLLLHGPPGVGKTTLARIIANHTRAHFSSLNAVLAGVKDLRTEVDAARQRLDRHGLRTILFIDEVHRFNSAQQDALLPWVENGTLTLIGATTENPYFEVNKALVSRSRLFRLQTLEADDLRDLLSRALSDQERGYGDRLVTITSEAIDHLVDVANGDARSLLNALELAVESTPADADSGTISIDLTIAEESIQQRAVLYDKQGDAHFDTISAFIKSLRGSDPDAALFWLARMVEAGENPRFIFRRMLISAGEDIGLADPQAVVVVEACAAAFERIGLPEGLYPLAQAALYLANTDKSNSTIGIFEAIKHVQASARQDVPSHLRDAHRDGDAFGDGKGYRYPHAFREHWVAQQYLPTALQGEVFWTPSQQGWEGTRRQRMLERRAAQLAAAAEAVDEHPLLVSSGPEIPDLERWLQRQLSQDGERLQRLRERLWQGLAWQRTDRVLMLGGASLLWSLDPLAAVADGGLTILCTTQAEHERLMAQLQLLDPLQRPQLIVGDDTFANLTPDHHFEVVAGRLNRQDMGQRITTQLLQQLDQRCPAGSQIRLLLSDADLGPTEALLRLCEPGKLTPEEQGLLDGLLTREADWMHKPQQQETLLAALRSQGWQLEIEQWEEPLSLPVDSSLQERWLGKDRPFRAVLADGPQGESEAALLRRLLKTVQGAQLPQRLLHLRISGHRTAA from the coding sequence ATGACGGCCGACCTGTTCTCCCATCACGGTGATCAGCTGCGTCAACGGCAGGCTCCCCTGGCCGATCGCATGCGGCCGCGCAACCTTGAGGAGTTCGTCGGGCAAGGAGCGATCCTGGCGGAAGGTCGTCTCTTAAGACGTGCCATCGCCGCCGATCGTGTCGGCAACCTGCTGCTCCATGGCCCGCCTGGAGTCGGCAAAACCACCCTGGCGCGGATCATCGCCAATCACACCAGAGCCCACTTCAGCAGCCTGAATGCGGTGCTGGCCGGCGTCAAAGATCTGCGCACCGAAGTGGATGCCGCACGCCAACGCTTGGATCGCCATGGCCTTCGCACCATCCTGTTCATCGACGAGGTGCACCGCTTCAACAGTGCCCAGCAGGATGCCCTGCTGCCCTGGGTGGAGAACGGCACCCTCACCCTGATCGGGGCCACCACGGAGAACCCCTACTTCGAAGTCAACAAAGCCCTGGTCAGTCGTTCCAGGTTGTTTCGGCTGCAAACCCTGGAAGCCGATGACCTGCGAGACCTCCTCAGCCGTGCCCTCTCCGATCAAGAGCGAGGCTATGGCGACCGCCTGGTGACGATCACGAGCGAAGCGATCGACCATCTGGTCGATGTGGCCAACGGGGATGCCCGCAGCCTGCTCAATGCCCTGGAGCTAGCGGTGGAAAGTACGCCCGCAGATGCAGACAGCGGCACGATCTCCATCGACCTCACCATCGCCGAGGAATCGATCCAACAGCGTGCCGTTCTCTACGACAAACAGGGGGACGCCCATTTCGACACGATCAGTGCCTTCATCAAGTCACTGCGTGGATCTGACCCCGATGCGGCACTGTTCTGGCTCGCTCGCATGGTGGAAGCGGGAGAAAATCCCCGCTTCATTTTCAGGCGCATGTTGATCTCTGCCGGAGAAGACATTGGCCTGGCAGACCCCCAGGCGGTGGTGGTGGTGGAAGCCTGCGCCGCGGCCTTCGAGCGCATCGGACTGCCGGAAGGCCTCTATCCCCTGGCCCAGGCAGCCCTTTATCTGGCGAACACCGACAAGAGCAACAGCACGATCGGCATTTTTGAAGCGATCAAACATGTGCAAGCCAGCGCCCGTCAGGACGTGCCCAGTCACCTTCGCGACGCCCACCGTGATGGCGATGCTTTCGGTGATGGCAAGGGCTATCGCTACCCCCATGCTTTCCGGGAACACTGGGTCGCCCAGCAGTACCTACCAACAGCACTCCAAGGCGAAGTGTTCTGGACCCCAAGCCAGCAAGGCTGGGAGGGCACGAGACGCCAACGCATGCTTGAACGTCGTGCCGCCCAGCTCGCCGCCGCTGCGGAAGCTGTGGATGAACACCCTTTGCTGGTCAGCAGTGGGCCCGAGATTCCAGATCTGGAGCGCTGGCTGCAACGCCAACTGAGCCAAGACGGCGAACGGCTCCAACGCCTGCGCGAACGCCTCTGGCAAGGGTTGGCCTGGCAACGCACTGACCGGGTGCTGATGCTGGGGGGAGCGTCACTGCTTTGGAGCCTGGATCCGCTGGCGGCCGTTGCCGATGGCGGTCTCACCATCCTGTGCACCACTCAGGCGGAACACGAGCGGCTAATGGCGCAGCTGCAGCTTCTCGACCCCTTGCAGCGGCCTCAGCTGATTGTGGGCGATGACACCTTTGCCAACCTCACGCCTGACCATCATTTCGAGGTGGTCGCCGGGCGCCTCAACCGCCAAGACATGGGCCAACGCATCACGACACAGCTGCTTCAACAGCTCGATCAACGCTGTCCCGCTGGATCCCAGATACGACTTCTTCTCAGCGACGCCGACCTAGGCCCCACCGAAGCTTTGCTGCGGCTTTGCGAGCCCGGCAAACTGACACCCGAAGAGCAGGGGCTTCTCGACGGCCTACTCACACGCGAAGCCGACTGGATGCACAAACCTCAGCAACAGGAGACGTTGCTCGCTGCATTGCGCAGTCAAGGTTGGCAATTGGAGATCGAACAATGGGAGGAACCCCTCAGCCTCCCCGTTGACAGCTCCCTGCAGGAGCGCTGGCTGGGAAAAGATCGCCCCTTTCGCGCCGTGCTGGCCGATGGCCCCCAGGGGGAATCGGAAGCAGCTTTGCTGCGCCGGCTACTCAAAACGGTGCAGGGCGCTCAGCTCCCCCAACGACTTTTGCACCTGCGTATCAGTGGCCACCGCACCGCGGCTTAG
- a CDS encoding thymidylate synthase has translation MAAGCLVVVGIVGLRQPLHSSQGRTFSGRPDLLMVDGALQQRELTLQQRRDAEALLEQFIRGQMTRHYWGHFAASLRDLGLDSGPQLEATVTSTPAGSELWLQPRRGKEGYAAAVRQGGPRILRWQCRGPLPEKGVRLSLADGCPDGWTQIGSPSS, from the coding sequence GTGGCTGCAGGTTGTCTTGTCGTTGTAGGGATTGTTGGTCTTCGCCAACCCCTGCACTCGTCGCAAGGACGCACATTTTCAGGACGTCCGGATCTGCTGATGGTGGATGGAGCGCTTCAACAGCGTGAGTTGACTCTGCAGCAGCGGCGTGATGCCGAAGCCCTGCTTGAGCAGTTCATTCGGGGCCAAATGACTCGCCATTACTGGGGCCATTTCGCTGCTTCGCTCCGCGATCTGGGGCTGGATAGTGGGCCGCAGTTGGAGGCAACTGTGACATCGACTCCTGCTGGAAGTGAGTTGTGGTTGCAGCCTCGGCGCGGAAAGGAAGGTTATGCAGCTGCAGTGCGCCAAGGCGGTCCGCGGATTCTTCGCTGGCAGTGCCGAGGCCCATTGCCTGAGAAGGGTGTGCGCCTCAGCCTTGCCGATGGCTGCCCTGATGGATGGACCCAGATTGGATCACCATCGTCTTGA
- a CDS encoding 4'-phosphopantetheinyl transferase superfamily protein, whose translation MPAPRSDHYRWSRRWMRHLIAELLQIPAAELPLQAPPGQPPELTDGWGFVSLSHCPDALLVAWSPWRIGVDLERADRRIPADALVRRFFCNAEQPGLLALSDQQQRQAVLEHWVRKEAAIKWQRGSLARDLAHWCCEPDGNLVVDQRDGTQLCSDLWRQGDWILALVASQGDVVAGANPVHSGMLCLA comes from the coding sequence TTGCCCGCTCCCCGCAGCGACCATTACCGCTGGTCACGCCGTTGGATGCGTCATTTGATCGCGGAGTTGCTGCAGATCCCCGCTGCTGAGCTGCCTCTTCAGGCCCCGCCGGGTCAGCCGCCTGAGCTCACGGATGGATGGGGGTTCGTCAGTTTGAGCCACTGCCCGGATGCCTTGTTGGTGGCCTGGAGCCCTTGGCGGATTGGGGTGGACTTGGAACGCGCCGATCGGAGGATTCCGGCGGACGCGCTTGTGCGCCGTTTCTTTTGCAACGCGGAGCAGCCTGGGCTGCTGGCGCTATCGGATCAGCAGCAGCGTCAAGCGGTGCTCGAGCATTGGGTGCGCAAGGAAGCGGCGATCAAATGGCAGAGAGGCAGCCTGGCCCGCGACCTTGCGCACTGGTGTTGTGAGCCTGACGGCAACCTTGTGGTCGATCAACGCGATGGAACGCAACTTTGTTCTGACCTTTGGCGGCAGGGGGATTGGATATTGGCCCTTGTGGCCTCTCAGGGAGATGTCGTCGCTGGTGCCAATCCTGTGCACAGCGGAATGCTTTGCCTAGCGTGA